Part of the Caldibacillus debilis DSM 16016 genome, GCGAAAACATGCTGAAGGTGGGCAGGGAAAAGGTGAAGAGCCGGCGCCTCGCCAACGTGAAGCTCGTCCACGGGAATGCGATGGCCCTCCCTTTCCCCGACGATACGTTCGATTATGTCACCATCGGATTCGGCCTGAGGAATGTTCCCGACGCAAAACAGGTGCTGCGGGAAATGCTGCGGGTGTTGAAACCGGGCGGAAAAATCGCCTGCCTGGAAACTTCCCAGCCCCGCCTGTTCGGTTTTCGGCAATTATATTTGTTTTATTTCCGTTTTATCATGCCGGTCCTCGGCAAAATTTTTGCGAAAAGTTACCGGGAATATTCCTGGCTGCAGGAATCTGCCCGCAATTTCCCCGACGCGGAGCGATTGGCCGGATATTTTGAAGCGGCCGGTTTTCGCGGGGTGAC contains:
- a CDS encoding demethylmenaquinone methyltransferase, with amino-acid sequence MEQSKEERVLQVFQKISRHYDKMNAIISFGLHRRWRKDTMARLGVRKGTKALDVCCGTGEWTIALAEAVGEKGEVIGLDFSENMLKVGREKVKSRRLANVKLVHGNAMALPFPDDTFDYVTIGFGLRNVPDAKQVLREMLRVLKPGGKIACLETSQPRLFGFRQLYLFYFRFIMPVLGKIFAKSYREYSWLQESARNFPDAERLAGYFEAAGFRGVTFKRYFGGVAAVHIGVKPGEPESTD